The Pseudanabaena galeata CCNP1313 genome includes a region encoding these proteins:
- a CDS encoding CHAT domain-containing protein: protein MNFQQELDSFLEDKFALELIQSFDTEFDIPFKHSQCIGLLEMLGAYEVVDQADDLKLAEYVGAWWCRIVRADVLYNILEGLEAIQASKNDANRLYQKVIASLLLVKNADQSKDESPNKQAQMMSYIAARWHDGAAKIYYRCNDHTEARLLFQKARTIAKQADLWYCLPDIQSNCLRVEYEELKAANPDSKNLRKDLKIQYEELRDKTLQTATRYHVEVPELDSAKHNHNLSYQEKQLLRGLSSIFHNFSVELQRENLLDDSLNASKKSEAICQLLKDGYRLAQVLNHQGQLALKMSGGRNLARQCFEKLNCLPWQRGKLIARQQLAKIESQEGLFHAAIQRITNLLDLIQENNDRRGGDLGFDSDFYYFTVQVFREILQKNTETIQIGQENVQGYHDRLIKEQLQMVRSIRKVVKIATYKTAFSRRFYGSYLELIANHVSKENYEDAFALIEEASSRELLDLLQSKNLSLSEELVNKLTPIDFSGIAKQFAIEPQLNRRSIRFLDSEVNNPELLSLLNELLNERRRFYENASLIQPIPTSEPNEDIAYEARIFTANHPSLVIVRYFFYDTPAQIKLAAYVFRDGELHFRSLNYQEIKEKLIDNWEKTWGNGSIIRGDGKRLYDLLIKPLWDLIVSENGLKNPNHLVIIPSGELFKLPLHVALVPKENISPKSELSIPLAAYIPTSFSVSATAYITRGRHLLRRQRVEGDDDLCVLMKRDEQVSGKELVGLAWSEKSFHIAGQPPEGVGSHKTYEKADRQGLDAIIKEKPEFFVYAGHGLYTKALESVGPVLELEGDCLTQFDIAMSVQLPRNKLTLLGACVSGQGANLGGGEIAGFIRAFIASGCGALGITLWPVLDNRISNTIRYLLSQAQKAGQENTAFDVVQETYEHYKDTCSKLDDPVDCMEACPLALYL from the coding sequence ATGAACTTTCAACAAGAGTTAGATTCCTTTCTTGAAGATAAATTTGCTTTAGAGCTAATTCAATCTTTTGACACTGAATTTGATATTCCATTTAAGCATAGTCAGTGTATTGGACTCCTAGAAATGCTAGGAGCTTATGAAGTAGTGGATCAAGCAGATGATTTAAAATTGGCGGAGTATGTAGGTGCATGGTGGTGTCGAATTGTTCGCGCTGATGTTTTATATAATATCTTGGAAGGTCTAGAAGCGATTCAAGCTTCTAAGAATGATGCAAACAGACTTTATCAAAAGGTGATAGCGTCTTTGCTTTTAGTTAAGAACGCAGACCAGTCTAAAGATGAAAGCCCAAATAAACAGGCTCAAATGATGTCTTATATTGCTGCTCGTTGGCATGATGGAGCCGCGAAGATATATTACCGATGTAACGATCATACTGAAGCTCGACTTCTATTTCAAAAAGCTAGAACCATAGCGAAACAAGCAGATCTTTGGTACTGCTTGCCAGACATTCAAAGTAACTGCCTTCGCGTTGAATATGAGGAGCTTAAAGCTGCCAATCCAGATTCTAAGAATCTTCGGAAAGATCTTAAGATCCAGTATGAAGAATTGCGAGATAAAACCTTGCAAACCGCAACTCGTTATCATGTAGAGGTTCCTGAGTTAGATAGCGCAAAACATAACCATAACTTAAGCTACCAAGAAAAGCAGCTTTTGCGAGGACTATCTAGCATTTTTCATAACTTCTCTGTAGAACTTCAAAGAGAAAATTTATTAGATGATTCTCTTAATGCATCGAAAAAATCAGAAGCTATCTGTCAATTATTAAAGGATGGGTATCGACTCGCACAAGTTCTAAATCATCAAGGTCAATTAGCACTAAAAATGTCAGGGGGAAGAAATCTTGCGCGTCAATGCTTTGAAAAACTGAATTGCTTACCTTGGCAACGAGGTAAGTTAATAGCTAGGCAACAGCTTGCTAAAATTGAATCTCAGGAAGGCTTATTCCATGCAGCAATTCAACGGATTACTAATTTGCTTGATCTCATTCAAGAAAATAATGATCGCCGTGGTGGAGATTTGGGGTTTGATAGTGACTTCTATTATTTTACTGTTCAGGTTTTTCGAGAAATACTACAAAAAAATACTGAAACTATTCAGATCGGTCAAGAAAACGTTCAAGGATATCATGACAGACTGATTAAAGAACAACTACAGATGGTTCGTTCAATCCGTAAAGTGGTAAAAATAGCTACATATAAAACTGCTTTTTCTCGACGCTTCTATGGGAGCTATCTTGAATTAATTGCCAACCATGTTAGCAAAGAGAACTATGAAGATGCTTTTGCATTGATTGAAGAGGCAAGTAGCCGAGAACTTTTAGATCTTTTGCAATCAAAAAATCTGTCACTTAGTGAAGAGCTAGTTAACAAACTTACACCTATCGATTTTAGTGGTATAGCAAAACAATTTGCTATCGAACCACAATTAAATCGTCGTAGCATTCGATTTCTAGATTCTGAAGTAAATAATCCTGAGTTACTTTCATTGCTCAATGAATTGTTGAATGAGCGAAGACGCTTTTATGAGAATGCTTCACTCATTCAACCCATTCCTACATCAGAGCCTAATGAAGATATAGCTTATGAGGCTCGTATATTTACAGCTAATCATCCTAGCCTAGTAATTGTGCGCTATTTCTTCTACGATACTCCAGCGCAAATTAAGTTAGCTGCCTATGTTTTTCGAGATGGAGAATTACATTTTCGCAGCTTAAACTATCAAGAAATCAAGGAGAAATTAATTGATAATTGGGAAAAAACATGGGGCAATGGATCTATCATTCGAGGTGATGGAAAACGTTTATATGATTTATTGATAAAGCCGCTTTGGGATTTAATAGTATCTGAAAATGGCTTAAAAAATCCTAATCATCTTGTTATAATTCCAAGCGGAGAACTTTTTAAACTACCTTTACATGTTGCTTTAGTTCCCAAAGAAAATATTTCACCTAAAAGCGAACTTTCTATTCCACTAGCTGCATATATTCCCACCTCGTTTTCAGTGAGTGCTACAGCCTATATAACTCGTGGCCGTCACCTATTACGTCGCCAACGCGTGGAGGGAGATGATGATTTATGTGTTTTGATGAAACGAGATGAACAGGTAAGTGGTAAAGAACTAGTTGGGTTGGCTTGGTCAGAAAAGTCATTTCACATTGCAGGTCAACCTCCTGAAGGTGTTGGTTCTCATAAGACTTATGAAAAAGCAGATCGGCAAGGACTAGATGCCATTATCAAGGAGAAGCCAGAGTTTTTCGTCTATGCAGGACACGGACTTTACACTAAAGCTTTAGAGTCAGTAGGTCCAGTTTTAGAATTAGAGGGAGATTGTTTGACGCAATTTGATATTGCAATGAGTGTTCAACTCCCTAGAAATAAACTGACGCTTCTAGGCGCTTGTGTTTCTGGTCAAGGCGCAAACTTAGGTGGAGGTGAAATAGCAGGTTTTATTAGAGCTTTTATTGCTTCTGGGTGTGGTGCATTAGGAATTACTCTCTGGCCAGTACTGGATAATAGAATTTCCAATACAATTCGATACTTACTCAGTCAAGCTCAAAAAGCTGGTCAAGAAAATACAGCCTTCGATGTTGTACAAGAAACTTATGAACATTATAAAGACACTTGTAGTAAGTTAGATGATCCTGTAGATTGTATGGAAGCCTGCCCATTGGCTTTGTACCTTTAA
- a CDS encoding NUDIX hydrolase codes for MPLRLYSQISTKFPNLKAGWSRGDNSIVFSNPKFGTIIHVAVCDHSGKPLYDQPIWSEPVGAVIIPVDEEGKIAFIENYRVALPADGTCGLYSPSTVDLEQRGRFSLELPRGFSEPSESSEEAAKRETKEETGCNVIDITCLGTTNANTTFFLNNTPIWLAHVTTSQQVIDTDNQEQIKSVCFLELKEALSRVRSGEIICGVTKSALLHYLAWLQ; via the coding sequence ATGCCTCTTCGACTCTATTCACAAATTTCTACTAAATTTCCAAACCTAAAAGCTGGTTGGTCTAGAGGTGATAATAGCATTGTATTTTCTAATCCCAAATTTGGAACTATTATTCATGTAGCTGTGTGTGATCATTCAGGTAAACCTCTGTACGATCAACCTATATGGTCAGAGCCTGTCGGAGCAGTTATTATTCCCGTTGATGAAGAAGGAAAAATTGCCTTTATAGAAAATTATCGAGTTGCGCTTCCTGCTGATGGAACTTGTGGATTATATTCACCCTCTACAGTAGATCTAGAGCAAAGGGGGCGTTTCTCACTAGAATTGCCGCGTGGTTTCTCAGAACCTAGCGAAAGTTCCGAAGAGGCTGCAAAACGTGAGACTAAAGAAGAGACAGGATGTAACGTTATTGATATAACTTGCTTAGGTACAACCAATGCAAATACAACCTTTTTCCTAAACAATACTCCAATATGGTTGGCTCATGTGACCACTTCCCAACAAGTAATAGACACTGATAATCAAGAGCAAATTAAAAGTGTCTGTTTTTTGGAATTAAAGGAAGCTTTGAGTCGAGTGAGATCTGGTGAAATTATTTGTGGAGTGACAAAATCGGCACTTCTTCACTACTTGGCTTGGTTGCAATAA